The proteins below are encoded in one region of Vibrio sp. ED004:
- the flgK gene encoding flagellar hook-associated protein FlgK: protein MASDLLNVGAQSVLTAQRQLNTTGHNISNANTEGYSRQSVIQGVNDPRQYGGQTYGMGVHVENVRRSWDQFAVNELNLSTTNAANKGDTEANLDMLSSMLSSVASKKIPENLNEWFDSVKTLADTPNDVGARKVVLEKAGLLSKTLNEFHETVRQQSDSTNKKLDMGIERVNQLAYEIRDVQRLMMRTPGPHNDLRDQHEKLINELSGYTKVTVTPRSNAEGFNVHIGNGHTLVSGSEASQLKMVDGLPDAHQRRLAIVEGKSLKPITSSDIDGKIGAMLDMRDEHIPAIMDELGRLATAFSYKVNSLQEQGLDLNGNVGKDLFTDVNSELVAKSRVTASGQSKADVAVYIDDTSALKGGEYGLKYDGSDYVVTKPNGETVKMTTDSSGNAFYLDGMRVEVRTPPELGEKLLLRPTRNFAAQMQMETKDPKDIAAQSYEASTTFAKGTAGFKILEAGQLREFEVIVSPKGEQFAVTDPKGNILMQPQPYPPEGPVTINGTTFELTSGAVANDKFTANLVPSEGDNGNLRKLQDLQTGKLLNDGESTILDLYHNLNTNTGLKSSTANRLSDIATLEKQSAQERIASISGVNLDEEAANMMKFQQAYMASSRIMQAANDTFNTILALR, encoded by the coding sequence ATGGCGTCGGATCTTCTGAATGTAGGGGCACAAAGTGTTCTTACCGCTCAGAGACAGTTAAACACCACAGGTCATAACATTTCTAACGCCAACACAGAGGGCTATAGCCGCCAATCTGTGATTCAAGGTGTGAATGACCCGCGCCAGTACGGTGGTCAAACCTACGGTATGGGTGTGCATGTGGAAAATGTTCGCCGCTCTTGGGACCAATTTGCCGTCAATGAACTTAACCTATCGACAACCAATGCCGCTAACAAAGGTGATACTGAAGCGAACCTAGATATGCTGTCGAGCATGTTGTCATCGGTTGCTTCGAAGAAGATCCCTGAAAACCTCAACGAGTGGTTTGACTCGGTGAAAACATTGGCCGATACACCGAATGATGTTGGTGCGCGAAAGGTTGTATTAGAAAAGGCTGGGCTATTGAGTAAAACGTTGAATGAGTTTCATGAAACGGTTCGCCAACAGTCTGATTCTACGAACAAAAAATTAGACATGGGTATCGAGCGAGTTAACCAACTGGCTTACGAGATCCGTGACGTACAACGCTTAATGATGCGAACTCCTGGGCCACATAATGACCTACGAGATCAGCACGAAAAGTTAATTAATGAGCTTTCTGGTTACACCAAAGTCACGGTAACTCCGCGCTCAAACGCTGAAGGATTTAACGTCCATATCGGCAATGGTCACACCTTGGTTTCAGGTAGTGAAGCAAGCCAACTGAAAATGGTTGATGGCTTGCCCGATGCGCATCAGCGTCGCTTAGCGATTGTTGAAGGAAAGTCTTTAAAACCGATCACCAGCAGTGATATCGATGGAAAGATCGGTGCCATGTTAGACATGCGAGACGAGCATATTCCAGCAATTATGGATGAGCTTGGCCGTTTGGCGACGGCGTTTTCGTACAAGGTAAATAGTCTTCAAGAGCAAGGTTTGGATCTCAACGGCAACGTGGGTAAGGACCTGTTTACCGATGTGAACTCAGAGCTGGTGGCAAAGTCTCGTGTTACGGCTAGTGGGCAGTCGAAAGCCGATGTTGCGGTATATATCGATGACACCTCTGCCTTGAAAGGTGGTGAATACGGCCTTAAGTATGACGGCAGTGATTATGTCGTGACCAAGCCGAATGGCGAAACCGTTAAGATGACGACTGACTCGAGTGGCAACGCTTTTTATCTTGATGGCATGCGAGTGGAAGTACGTACCCCTCCTGAACTGGGAGAGAAACTGTTACTGCGTCCAACGCGTAATTTTGCTGCTCAAATGCAGATGGAAACCAAAGACCCGAAAGACATTGCTGCGCAAAGTTATGAGGCATCGACCACGTTTGCCAAGGGTACAGCGGGATTCAAAATCCTAGAAGCAGGTCAATTGCGTGAGTTTGAAGTGATTGTCTCACCAAAAGGTGAGCAGTTTGCTGTGACGGATCCGAAGGGTAACATTTTAATGCAGCCTCAACCGTATCCTCCTGAAGGCCCTGTGACCATCAATGGAACAACGTTTGAGCTCACATCCGGCGCGGTGGCAAACGATAAGTTTACGGCAAACCTTGTCCCATCAGAAGGTGACAACGGTAACCTGCGCAAGCTGCAAGATCTTCAAACAGGAAAGCTGTTGAATGATGGTGAGTCTACGATTTTAGACCTTTACCACAACTTGAATACTAATACGGGCTTGAAGTCTTCAACGGCAAATCGCTTGAGTGATATTGCGACGTTAGAAAAACAGTCGGCTCAAGAACGTATAGCTTCTATCTCGGGAGTAAACCTCGATGAAGAAGCGGCAAATATGATGAAATTTCAGCAAGCGTATATGGCTTCTTCACGCATCATGCAAGCAGCCAACGATACGTTTAACACTATTTTGGCTCTGAGATAG
- the flgL gene encoding flagellar hook-associated protein FlgL, whose amino-acid sequence MLNRISSFHNYQSVQNDLRRQENKVHHNQAQLASGKKLQSPSDDPLATHYLQNIGQQSEQLKQYVDAITLVRNRLEHHEVLVSNTEGFADEAKRTVMEMINGALSPEDRLAKKREIQELANNFLHLANSQDESGNYTFAGTKPKNQPFFRDNQGNVTYQGDDYQRKMRVASSFEMAMNDPGSKMFMEIDNPFGDYEPQYELESASELLLERATNRTKDSSTYKVTFVDMQTGNYAYQLEKDGTVVAAEDFDPSTGIVYEGLNIQLKGQITKGDSITLEPRKTFSIFDTFKEAAEQAENPVSDASATAKLHQVTEEFHAAFIHLTKARTDVGARLSTLDIQEQQHEDFKLSLAKAKSNFEDLDYSKAIIEFNENSRALQASQQAFGKTKDLTLFNYI is encoded by the coding sequence ATGTTGAATCGTATCTCTAGCTTCCATAATTATCAGTCAGTACAAAACGACTTGCGCCGTCAAGAGAACAAGGTGCATCACAACCAAGCGCAACTTGCTTCGGGTAAGAAGTTACAGTCGCCAAGTGATGACCCATTAGCGACGCACTATTTACAGAACATTGGTCAGCAGTCAGAACAGCTTAAACAGTATGTAGATGCGATTACGCTAGTCAGAAACCGTCTTGAGCATCATGAGGTATTGGTTTCTAACACTGAAGGCTTTGCTGATGAAGCAAAACGAACCGTGATGGAAATGATCAACGGTGCGCTTTCTCCAGAAGACCGTTTAGCTAAGAAGCGTGAAATTCAAGAACTGGCGAATAACTTCCTGCATTTAGCCAACTCTCAAGATGAGTCGGGTAACTACACATTTGCGGGCACTAAACCAAAGAATCAGCCTTTCTTTCGAGATAATCAAGGAAACGTGACTTATCAAGGTGATGACTACCAACGCAAGATGCGAGTGGCAAGCAGCTTTGAAATGGCAATGAATGATCCGGGCAGCAAGATGTTTATGGAAATAGACAACCCGTTCGGTGACTACGAGCCTCAGTATGAACTAGAGTCTGCTTCTGAGTTATTGCTAGAGCGCGCGACCAACAGAACTAAAGATTCATCAACGTACAAAGTGACGTTTGTTGATATGCAGACCGGAAACTACGCCTACCAGCTTGAGAAAGATGGGACAGTAGTCGCCGCGGAAGATTTTGATCCTTCGACAGGCATTGTCTACGAAGGGCTGAATATCCAACTTAAAGGCCAGATCACGAAAGGTGACTCGATCACCTTAGAGCCGAGAAAGACATTCTCTATCTTTGATACGTTTAAAGAAGCCGCTGAACAGGCTGAAAACCCAGTATCGGATGCATCGGCAACGGCGAAATTGCACCAAGTAACAGAAGAGTTTCATGCTGCGTTTATCCATTTAACTAAGGCGAGAACCGATGTCGGTGCACGCTTGAGTACTTTGGATATTCAAGAACAACAACATGAAGATTTTAAGTTGTCTTTGGCGAAAGCGAAAAGCAACTTTGAAGACTTGGATTATTCGAAAGCCATCATTGAATTCAATGAAAACTCTCGAGCGCTCCAAGCTTCACAACAAGCGTTTGGTAAAACTAAAGACCTGACCTTGTTTAACTATATTTAA
- a CDS encoding flagellin, with translation MAINVSTNVSAMTAQRYLNKASNDLATSMERLSSGHKINSAKDDAAGLQISNRLTAQSRGLDVAMRNANDGISIAQTAEGAMNESTNVLQRMRDLAIQSSNGTNSPAERTALNQESMALQDELNRIAETTSFGGRRLLNGSFGEASFQIGSNSGEAMIMALTSIRADDFRMGGTTFDSENAKDKDWQVPPTASDLKFEFKTKAGEDIILDINTKAGDDIEELATYINGQSDLVNASVTDEGRLQLFVAEPDLEGSMSISGGLASELGIKSEGRATSVQDISLTSVAGSQNAISVIDSAMKYVDSQRADLGAKQNRLSHSINNLANVQENVDASNSRIKDTDFAKETTQMTKSQILQQAGTSILAQAKQLPNSAMTLLQ, from the coding sequence ATGGCTATCAATGTAAGCACTAACGTATCTGCTATGACAGCACAACGTTACCTGAATAAAGCGTCTAATGACTTAGCGACTTCTATGGAGCGTTTGTCATCTGGTCACAAGATCAACAGCGCGAAAGACGATGCAGCGGGTCTGCAAATCTCGAACCGCTTAACGGCACAATCGCGTGGTCTTGATGTAGCAATGCGTAATGCTAACGACGGTATTTCGATTGCTCAAACCGCTGAAGGTGCGATGAATGAATCGACCAACGTACTACAACGTATGCGTGATCTAGCGATTCAATCATCAAACGGTACTAACTCTCCAGCAGAGCGTACAGCACTGAATCAAGAGTCAATGGCACTTCAAGATGAGCTTAACCGTATCGCGGAAACAACCTCTTTTGGTGGTCGTCGTCTATTGAACGGTTCATTTGGTGAAGCCTCGTTCCAGATTGGTTCTAACTCTGGTGAAGCGATGATCATGGCGTTAACTAGCATTCGTGCCGATGATTTCCGCATGGGTGGTACTACGTTTGATTCAGAAAACGCGAAAGATAAAGATTGGCAAGTGCCGCCAACCGCAAGCGATCTTAAGTTTGAATTTAAGACTAAAGCGGGCGAAGACATCATTCTAGATATCAACACCAAAGCAGGTGACGATATTGAAGAACTGGCGACTTACATTAATGGTCAATCTGATCTAGTGAACGCATCGGTTACCGATGAAGGCCGTTTACAGCTGTTCGTTGCTGAACCAGATCTTGAGGGCTCAATGTCTATCTCTGGTGGTCTAGCATCTGAGCTAGGTATTAAGAGTGAAGGCCGTGCAACATCAGTTCAAGATATCAGCCTAACAAGCGTTGCAGGTTCACAGAACGCAATCAGTGTGATTGATTCTGCAATGAAGTACGTAGATTCACAGCGTGCTGATTTGGGTGCGAAACAGAACCGTCTAAGCCACAGCATTAATAACTTGGCAAACGTACAAGAGAACGTAGACGCTTCTAACAGCCGAATCAAAGATACGGACTTTGCGAAAGAGACGACGCAAATGACCAAGTCACAAATTCTGCAACAAGCAGGTACTTCGATACTTGCTCAAGCAAAACAGTTGCCTAACTCTGCAATGACATTATTGCAATAG
- a CDS encoding flagellin has product MAVNVNTNVSAMTAQRYLNNANSAQQTSMERLASGSKINSAKDDAAGLQISNRLNVQSRGLDVAVRNANDGISIAQTAEGAMNETTNILQRMRDLSLQSSNGSNSKSERVAIQEEVTALNDELNRIAETTSFGGNKLLNGTHGTKSFQIGADNGEAVMLQLKDMRSDNAQMGGKSYQTENAKDKDWNVQAGSNDLKLSFTDNFGQAQEIDISAKAGDDIEELATYINGQQDSVKASVTEDGKLQMFTGNNKVSGDVSFSGGLAGELGIQAAKDVTVDTIDVTSVGGAQESVAVIDAALKYVDSHRAELGAFQNRFDHAISNLDNINENVNASKSRIKDTDFAKETTQMTKSQILSQASSSILAQAKQAPNSALSLLG; this is encoded by the coding sequence ATGGCAGTGAATGTAAATACAAACGTTTCAGCGATGACAGCGCAACGTTACCTAAACAACGCAAACAGCGCACAACAAACATCAATGGAGCGTCTAGCTTCAGGTTCTAAAATCAACAGCGCAAAAGATGACGCTGCAGGCCTACAAATCTCGAACCGTTTAAACGTTCAGAGTCGTGGTCTTGATGTTGCTGTACGTAACGCGAACGACGGTATCTCTATTGCACAAACTGCTGAAGGTGCAATGAACGAGACAACGAACATCCTGCAACGTATGCGTGATTTGTCTCTACAATCTTCAAACGGCTCAAACTCAAAATCTGAGCGTGTAGCGATTCAAGAAGAAGTAACAGCACTGAACGACGAACTAAACCGTATCGCGGAAACGACGTCTTTTGGTGGCAACAAGCTGCTTAACGGTACTCACGGTACTAAGTCATTCCAAATCGGTGCAGACAACGGTGAAGCGGTAATGCTTCAACTGAAAGACATGCGCTCTGATAACGCTCAGATGGGTGGTAAGAGCTACCAAACTGAGAACGCGAAAGACAAAGACTGGAACGTTCAAGCGGGCTCTAACGACCTAAAATTGTCGTTCACTGACAACTTCGGTCAAGCACAAGAGATCGACATCAGCGCAAAAGCGGGTGACGACATCGAAGAGCTAGCGACTTACATCAACGGTCAACAAGATTCTGTTAAAGCGTCTGTTACTGAAGACGGCAAGCTACAAATGTTCACAGGCAACAACAAAGTGAGCGGCGATGTGTCTTTCTCTGGCGGTCTTGCGGGTGAGCTAGGTATTCAAGCAGCTAAAGACGTAACGGTTGATACTATCGATGTAACATCTGTTGGCGGCGCACAAGAGTCTGTAGCAGTAATCGATGCGGCACTTAAGTACGTAGACAGCCACCGTGCTGAGCTAGGTGCTTTCCAAAACCGTTTCGACCACGCTATCAGCAACTTAGACAACATTAACGAAAACGTTAATGCATCTAAGAGCCGTATTAAAGATACGGACTTCGCGAAAGAAACGACTCAGATGACTAAGTCTCAGATCCTTTCTCAAGCTTCAAGCTCGATTCTTGCTCAAGCGAAGCAAGCTCCGAACTCGGCACTTAGCCTACTAGGTTAA
- a CDS encoding IS110 family transposase has translation MLTVISQHPGATICIEACAASHYWGRTFQSRGHTVKMIPPQKVKPYRCGNKNDANDAIAIYEASLRSDIHAVPVKTPEQQDIAMLLSLRQSYIKQRTAVSLRIRGYAAECGITFPQGANKLRELLPLVIEDAENELTLTTRFVLRELHAQLLSLDEPIERVELQLIDFAKQIPACQLLITLRGVRWVIASAIFSRLGDASAYRNGRGASASLGLVPAHTGSGGKNKNHGISKSGDKTLRSLVVHGARAVVANIRDKEDRLSCWIRNLLERKSFNQVVVALANKTIRMACAMLKSNRSYNETLLA, from the coding sequence ATGCTAACGGTCATCAGCCAACACCCTGGCGCGACCATTTGCATAGAGGCCTGTGCGGCATCTCATTATTGGGGACGAACGTTTCAAAGCCGTGGTCATACCGTCAAAATGATACCTCCCCAAAAAGTGAAGCCATATCGCTGTGGTAATAAGAACGATGCTAATGATGCTATCGCGATTTACGAAGCTTCCTTACGCTCCGATATTCATGCGGTACCAGTAAAAACACCTGAGCAGCAAGATATCGCTATGCTGCTGAGTTTAAGACAAAGCTATATAAAACAACGCACAGCAGTAAGTCTACGGATCCGTGGCTATGCAGCGGAATGTGGAATTACCTTCCCACAAGGAGCCAATAAACTGCGAGAACTGCTCCCTCTCGTTATCGAAGATGCAGAGAATGAATTAACACTGACAACTCGATTCGTTCTCCGAGAATTACATGCTCAGCTACTAAGTCTTGATGAGCCTATCGAGAGAGTTGAATTGCAACTTATAGACTTTGCAAAGCAAATACCCGCTTGCCAGTTATTAATCACTTTACGAGGTGTACGTTGGGTGATTGCAAGTGCCATTTTTTCCCGCCTAGGTGACGCTTCGGCCTATAGAAATGGGCGAGGGGCTAGTGCGAGCTTAGGTTTAGTTCCGGCTCATACTGGCAGTGGTGGTAAGAACAAAAACCACGGAATAAGTAAATCAGGTGATAAAACCTTACGCTCTCTTGTCGTTCATGGAGCAAGAGCAGTGGTAGCGAATATCCGAGATAAAGAAGATCGCTTAAGTTGCTGGATACGAAACTTGTTAGAAAGAAAGTCGTTTAACCAAGTAGTTGTCGCCCTTGCTAACAAAACGATCAGAATGGCTTGTGCCATGCTGAAGAGCAATCGATCTTATAATGAAACGTTACTCGCTTAA